The following coding sequences are from one Pseudophryne corroboree isolate aPseCor3 chromosome 3 unlocalized genomic scaffold, aPseCor3.hap2 SUPER_3_unloc_3, whole genome shotgun sequence window:
- the LOC134983937 gene encoding zinc finger protein 260-like, whose product MKAEDTEREEEKYVTDMKVEDIEGEEEKYVTDMKVEGTEGAEEKYVTDMKAEDKEGEEETYVTDMKAEDTEGEEETYVTDMKAEDIEGAEEKYVTNMKVEGTEGEEETYVSIIKAEDTEGEETYVTDMKVEYVEGEEETYVTIIKVEDTEGEEQTYVTNLKVEDIEEEGEETYVTIIKVEDTEGEEDTYGTDMNEDDIDKGEEMHVSGDQQCNKEEIPTGISTADGCNRRSIWQELLLSSPDCEIEDKITTNSPVEIPITTIMHQFLHSTDLSSDLPYSQKCSKRVDIKCFTQDTTLITHQPAKTLSCSECGKCFTERSHLDIHERSHKGQKLYSCSECGKCFTQKSLLVKHERCHTGERPFPCSECGKCFVQKSHLVRHERSHTDEKPFSCSECGKCFAQKSFLVIHERQHTGEKPFACSECGKCFTQKSNLVRHERSHTGEKPFPCSECGKCFTQKTGLLMHERSHTDEKPFPCSVCGKCFTQKSNLVTHQRSHTGERPFACSVCGKCFIGKSALIEHQMSHTGEKPFPCSECGKFFRRKSNLVVHKRSHTGEKPFPCSD is encoded by the exons atgaaggcagaagacacagagagagaagaagagaagtatgtgactgatatgaaggtagaagatatagagggagaagaagagaagtatgtgactgatatgaaggtagaaggtacagagggagcagaagagaagtatgtgactgatatgaaggcagaagataaagagggagaagaagagacgtatgtgactgatatgaaggccgaagatacagagggagaagaagagacgtatgtgactgatatgaaggcagaagatatagagggagcagaAGAGAAGTATGTGACTAATATGAAAGTAGAAggcacagagggagaagaagagacgtatgtgtctattataaaggcagaagatacagagggagaagagacctatgtgactgatatgaaggtagaatatgtagagggagaagaagagacgtatgtgactattataaaggtagaagatacagagggagaagaacagacgtatgtgactaatctgaaggtagaagatatagaggaagaaggagaagagacgtatgtgactattATAAAGGTAGAagacacagagggagaagaagacacgtatggAACTGATATGAATGAAGATGATATAGACAAAGGAGAAGAGATGCATGTGagtggtgatcagcagtgtaacaaGGAGGAAATACCTACaggtatcagcacag CAGATGGATGTAACAGAAGAAGTATATGGCAGGAACTTCTCCTTTCATCTCCAGACTGTGAAATAGAAGATAAAATAACAACAAATTCTCCAGTAGAAATCCCTATTACTACAATTATGCATCAATTTCTTCACAGTACAGATTTGTCATCTGATCTCCCTTATAGCCAGAAATGTTCTAAAAGAGTAGATATCAAATGTTTTACACAGGACACAAcccttattacccatcagccagctaagacattatcatgttctgagtgtgggaaatgttttacagagagaTCACATCTTGATATTCATGAGAGATCTCATAAAGGTCAGAAGCTatattcatgttctgagtgtgggaaatgttttacacagaaatcactacTCGTAAAACATGAGAGATGTCATACAGGTGAaagaccatttccatgctctgagtgtgggaaatgttttgtacagaaatcacatcttgttagacatgagagaagtcacacggatgagaagccattttcatgttctgagtgtgggaaatgttttgcacagaaatcatttcttgttatacatgagagacaacacacaggtgagaagccatttgcatgttctgagtgtgggaaatgttttacacagaaatcaaatctcgttagacatgaaagaagtcacacaggtgagaagccatttccatgttctgagtgtgggaaatgttttacacagaaaacagGTCTTCTTatgcatgagagaagtcacacagatgaaaagccatttccatgttctgtgtgtgggaaatgttttacccagaaatcaaatcttgttacacatcagagaagtcacacaggtgagaggccatttgcaTGTtccgtgtgtgggaaatgttttataggcAAATCAGCTCTTATTGAACACCAGATGAGTCAcacgggtgagaaaccatttccgtgctctgagtgtgggaaattttttagACGGAAATCGAATCTTGTtgtacataagagaagtcacaccggggagaagccatttccatgctctgattgA